Proteins encoded together in one Bradyrhizobium sp. CB82 window:
- a CDS encoding host specificity protein, whose amino-acid sequence MYSRITGSSSQSTSASQADESRRSEDSYRFAETVAGTSAARPYSLVTEPPIDEIDRSSFMREVRGFMGGDIRHIAGNPQEYSHFVSNKAERAAWVAGGYASTYDNPNKRARFFRYQLGDKTVGLLRSGAGFPLETEEAQRKFPEHSDVTSVLDLRVTHPLVENAGDILLEHQLRLDGERPLVMSRPALEGIEPRLAEMGFVHMGDMGDWGNNCWGLDPNQHPEKWTKNDDGEWQRADKPPLYLSKTEGNDTDTEAGSEASSEAYSSEADSSDDDPSWHLERAMRQLAMG is encoded by the coding sequence ATGTATAGCCGAATCACTGGCTCATCCAGCCAGTCCACAAGCGCCAGCCAGGCTGATGAATCGAGACGGTCAGAAGACAGCTACCGCTTTGCGGAAACAGTTGCAGGCACGTCGGCGGCGAGGCCGTACTCCCTCGTTACCGAGCCCCCAATCGATGAGATCGACAGGTCTTCCTTCATGAGAGAAGTGAGAGGATTTATGGGCGGTGACATCAGACACATCGCCGGCAATCCACAAGAGTACTCGCATTTCGTATCCAACAAAGCTGAGCGTGCAGCATGGGTTGCTGGGGGTTATGCCAGCACCTACGATAATCCGAACAAGAGGGCGCGTTTCTTCCGCTATCAATTGGGCGACAAAACTGTCGGTCTTCTAAGGTCGGGAGCAGGATTCCCCCTCGAAACGGAAGAGGCCCAGCGGAAATTTCCTGAGCATAGCGACGTCACATCCGTTCTGGACCTCAGGGTTACTCATCCGCTGGTCGAGAACGCAGGCGATATTCTGCTGGAGCATCAGCTTCGGCTCGACGGCGAGCGGCCATTGGTCATGTCGCGCCCTGCCTTAGAGGGGATTGAACCCCGTCTAGCGGAGATGGGCTTTGTTCACATGGGTGATATGGGCGATTGGGGTAATAATTGTTGGGGGCTCGATCCCAACCAACATCCCGAGAAATGGACGAAGAACGACGACGGTGAATGGCAGCGAGCCGATAAACCTCCACTGTATCTTTCGAAAACCGAGGGCAACGACACCGATACCGAAGCCGGTAGCGAAGCAAGTAGCGAAGCATACTCGAGTGAAGCAGATTCTTCTGACGACGACCCTTCATGGCACCTCGAGCGCGCCATGAGACAATTGGCCATGGGGTAA
- a CDS encoding 6-carboxytetrahydropterin synthase: protein MPVTHRCGRIHGRSYRIEVQLDGPVDPITGYVIDFFDLEESLSEIVNALDHRYLNEVEGLYNPTAENIAVWIWERLHRKVPQISCVRVYETSDAWAEYDGR from the coding sequence GTGCCGGTCACACACAGGTGCGGCCGCATACATGGGCGCTCCTATCGAATCGAGGTGCAGCTTGATGGGCCCGTGGACCCGATCACCGGATACGTCATCGATTTTTTTGACCTAGAGGAGTCTTTGTCCGAAATAGTGAATGCACTTGATCATCGATATCTGAATGAAGTCGAAGGATTATATAATCCTACCGCCGAAAATATCGCGGTTTGGATCTGGGAAAGATTGCATCGCAAAGTTCCGCAAATCTCGTGCGTTCGGGTCTATGAAACGTCTGATGCCTGGGCTGAATATGACGGACGATGA
- a CDS encoding pectinesterase family protein, with amino-acid sequence MRTLLISAAVLARSLQPSEAQAERLLVSQSGHMAYRSVQEAVDALPARGGDILIAPGIYREKIKVGKPGVHIKGTGERPEDTVVVYGDGAIKVGGTVRSATMDASGDDFRLDNLTIQNDYSLDPDNPPSQAVALSITGDKDIITRVRLLGAQDTLFANKGPNGRTARHYFSDCYIEGHVDYIFGNAKAYFQHCELHGIANQAVVYTAQSKDSPDEDSAYVFDHCTLTADPSAHGIALGRPWRSYATVIFLFTRMNAPVIPEGWSEWDRGKTNRLKTAYYAEYQSTGIGANPRGREPYAHQLTDSEAKQWSLKAFFADDTDWLLSSPSR; translated from the coding sequence ATGCGAACTCTCCTGATTTCCGCCGCCGTTCTGGCCAGATCCTTGCAGCCATCGGAGGCACAAGCTGAGCGGCTCTTGGTCTCGCAATCCGGGCACATGGCCTATCGCTCCGTCCAGGAGGCGGTAGATGCACTGCCGGCTCGAGGCGGCGACATTCTGATCGCACCGGGCATCTATCGCGAAAAGATCAAGGTCGGCAAACCTGGCGTTCACATCAAAGGCACCGGCGAGAGACCGGAGGACACAGTGGTCGTCTACGGCGACGGCGCGATCAAAGTGGGTGGAACCGTTCGTTCCGCCACGATGGACGCATCTGGCGATGACTTCCGGCTCGATAATCTGACGATACAAAACGACTATTCCTTGGATCCAGACAATCCGCCGTCGCAAGCGGTGGCGCTGTCTATTACCGGAGACAAGGACATTATTACCCGCGTCCGCCTTCTCGGCGCACAGGACACACTATTCGCCAACAAAGGGCCGAACGGCCGAACAGCACGCCACTACTTTTCGGACTGCTACATCGAGGGCCATGTCGATTATATATTTGGCAATGCCAAGGCCTATTTCCAACATTGCGAGTTGCACGGCATCGCCAACCAGGCTGTTGTGTATACCGCACAAAGCAAAGACTCGCCGGACGAAGACAGCGCCTATGTTTTCGACCATTGCACCCTGACCGCCGATCCGAGCGCACATGGCATCGCCCTTGGCCGTCCTTGGCGCTCTTATGCTACCGTGATCTTCTTATTCACCCGGATGAATGCGCCGGTGATACCAGAAGGCTGGAGCGAGTGGGATCGCGGCAAGACCAATAGATTGAAGACCGCCTATTATGCCGAATACCAATCCACCGGCATCGGCGCCAATCCCAGAGGACGGGAGCCTTACGCCCATCAGCTAACCGACAGCGAAGCCAAGCAATGGTCGCTCAAAGCGTTCTTCGCTGATGATACGGACTGGCTGCTGAGTTCACCATCAAGGTAG
- a CDS encoding glycosyl hydrolase, giving the protein MESNRINGVGSPEPLTGYVQTLENHDLFRQAVNDAKSPSSAAAVSAKASAWHSSDPYGSYSRDGYSWNNDVWGAGAGPQTISVGAVNEWGVWSNQPNTGGIKSYPHQALDIGKPLSSINTLSSSFNQTVPAGGAWDVAYDVWDSSKQYEIMLWTNYTGNPDGSGNVKPISYNYAASGAAIPVRSNVNIGGATWNVFEGYNGHKVISLLRTSKANSGTVDIKSALEWIKSTGYFGDIKVGSVQYGVEITSSPGGKNFNFNNWTVTSK; this is encoded by the coding sequence ATGGAGTCCAATCGGATAAACGGTGTTGGCTCGCCAGAACCCCTAACGGGGTACGTCCAAACACTGGAGAATCATGATCTATTTAGGCAGGCCGTGAATGATGCCAAGTCACCATCATCTGCCGCGGCTGTATCGGCAAAGGCTTCGGCTTGGCACTCGAGCGATCCATACGGGAGCTATTCACGCGACGGCTACTCTTGGAATAACGACGTATGGGGCGCAGGCGCCGGGCCACAGACGATTTCGGTGGGTGCAGTCAACGAGTGGGGCGTGTGGTCGAACCAGCCTAATACTGGTGGCATCAAGAGCTATCCACACCAGGCTCTTGATATCGGCAAACCGCTCAGTTCAATCAACACTTTGAGCTCGAGCTTCAATCAGACCGTTCCTGCTGGAGGCGCATGGGACGTCGCTTATGATGTCTGGGACAGCTCAAAGCAGTATGAGATAATGCTCTGGACAAACTACACCGGAAACCCGGACGGTAGCGGCAACGTTAAGCCCATTTCATATAATTACGCCGCTTCCGGAGCGGCGATCCCGGTCCGCAGCAATGTCAACATAGGTGGAGCGACTTGGAACGTGTTTGAAGGCTACAACGGTCACAAGGTCATCTCACTACTTCGCACTTCGAAAGCCAACAGTGGCACGGTGGACATCAAGAGTGCTCTGGAGTGGATCAAGTCGACGGGTTACTTTGGCGACATAAAGGTTGGTAGCGTCCAATACGGCGTCGAGATCACCTCGTCCCCTGGGGGAAAGAACTTCAATTTCAACAACTGGACCGTGACTTCGAAGTGA